The proteins below are encoded in one region of Neodiprion virginianus isolate iyNeoVirg1 chromosome 7, iyNeoVirg1.1, whole genome shotgun sequence:
- the LOC124308375 gene encoding methyltransferase-like protein 22 isoform X2: MEAHKVTSEIHTENDNFSVSSEELGNAISKFYFKYPRCLTKNGKNGLEFDNDGDPIIDRQTQGELIIEHSISTALGLVGLQVWRGAFLLADYILHNGKLFENQVVLELGSGVGLTSIIAGMLANEVICTDVNVGGILKLIQGNVDRNRVYIKSPFLVTELNFFNLNWPKTLQEKIDAASIILAADVIYDDQITDAFVRTVMKLLNSRLPKAIYIALEKRYVFTISELDTVAPMYEEFLRCVQRYKTNWKIQYLDINFPQYFKYDRVKELILMKIENNVASI; the protein is encoded by the exons ATGGAAGCGCATAAAGTAACGTCAGAAATTCATACagaaaatgacaatttttctgTATCGTCGGAGGAATTAGGCA ATGCCATTTCAAAGTTTTACTTTAAATACCCTCGATGCTTGacgaaaaacggaaaaaatggGCTCGAGTTTGACAACGACGGAGACCCTATCATTGATCGGCAAACACAGGGAGAATTAATTATAG agcaCAGTATATCGACAGCACTAGGACTTGTTGGCCTTCAAGTATGGCGTGGTGCATTTTTACTCGCTGATTACATACTGCACAATGGAAAACTATTTGAAAACCAAGTCGTCCTAGAGCTAGGGTCTGGTGTTGGCCTTACTAGCATTATAGCCGGAATGTTGGCTAATGAGGTTATATGTACCG ATGTGAATGTAGGTGGGATCCTTAAATTAATACAAGGAAATGTGGATAGAAATAGGGTTTATATTAAATCTCCGTTTCTGGTTacggaattgaattttttcaacctgaaCTGGCCGAAAActttacaagaaaaaattgatgcagCTTCAATTATCCTAGCAGCAGATG TGATTTATGATGACCAAATAACGGATGCGTTTGTGAGAACCGTGATGAAGTTGTTGAACTCGCGGTTGCCGAAGGCAATTTACATCGCCTTAGAGAAACGGTATGTGTTTACCATTTCAGAACTGGATACTGTAGCGCCGATGTACGAGGAGTTTTTAAGATGTGTTCAACGATACAAAACTAATTGGAAGATTCAATATTTGGATATAaattttccacaatatttcaaatatgaCAGAGTGAAAGAGCTGATactgatgaaaattgaaaacaacgTCGCTAGtatatga
- the LOC124308375 gene encoding methyltransferase-like protein 22 isoform X3, translated as MRSNRFEGRNLEIRNHYDAISKFYFKYPRCLTKNGKNGLEFDNDGDPIIDRQTQGELIIEHSISTALGLVGLQVWRGAFLLADYILHNGKLFENQVVLELGSGVGLTSIIAGMLANEVICTDVNVGGILKLIQGNVDRNRVYIKSPFLVTELNFFNLNWPKTLQEKIDAASIILAADVIYDDQITDAFVRTVMKLLNSRLPKAIYIALEKRYVFTISELDTVAPMYEEFLRCVQRYKTNWKIQYLDINFPQYFKYDRVKELILMKIENNVASI; from the exons ATGCCATTTCAAAGTTTTACTTTAAATACCCTCGATGCTTGacgaaaaacggaaaaaatggGCTCGAGTTTGACAACGACGGAGACCCTATCATTGATCGGCAAACACAGGGAGAATTAATTATAG agcaCAGTATATCGACAGCACTAGGACTTGTTGGCCTTCAAGTATGGCGTGGTGCATTTTTACTCGCTGATTACATACTGCACAATGGAAAACTATTTGAAAACCAAGTCGTCCTAGAGCTAGGGTCTGGTGTTGGCCTTACTAGCATTATAGCCGGAATGTTGGCTAATGAGGTTATATGTACCG ATGTGAATGTAGGTGGGATCCTTAAATTAATACAAGGAAATGTGGATAGAAATAGGGTTTATATTAAATCTCCGTTTCTGGTTacggaattgaattttttcaacctgaaCTGGCCGAAAActttacaagaaaaaattgatgcagCTTCAATTATCCTAGCAGCAGATG TGATTTATGATGACCAAATAACGGATGCGTTTGTGAGAACCGTGATGAAGTTGTTGAACTCGCGGTTGCCGAAGGCAATTTACATCGCCTTAGAGAAACGGTATGTGTTTACCATTTCAGAACTGGATACTGTAGCGCCGATGTACGAGGAGTTTTTAAGATGTGTTCAACGATACAAAACTAATTGGAAGATTCAATATTTGGATATAaattttccacaatatttcaaatatgaCAGAGTGAAAGAGCTGATactgatgaaaattgaaaacaacgTCGCTAGtatatga
- the LOC124308375 gene encoding methyltransferase-like protein 22 isoform X1, which translates to MMEAHKVTSEIHTENDNFSVSSEELGNAISKFYFKYPRCLTKNGKNGLEFDNDGDPIIDRQTQGELIIEHSISTALGLVGLQVWRGAFLLADYILHNGKLFENQVVLELGSGVGLTSIIAGMLANEVICTDVNVGGILKLIQGNVDRNRVYIKSPFLVTELNFFNLNWPKTLQEKIDAASIILAADVIYDDQITDAFVRTVMKLLNSRLPKAIYIALEKRYVFTISELDTVAPMYEEFLRCVQRYKTNWKIQYLDINFPQYFKYDRVKELILMKIENNVASI; encoded by the exons ATGGAAGCGCATAAAGTAACGTCAGAAATTCATACagaaaatgacaatttttctgTATCGTCGGAGGAATTAGGCA ATGCCATTTCAAAGTTTTACTTTAAATACCCTCGATGCTTGacgaaaaacggaaaaaatggGCTCGAGTTTGACAACGACGGAGACCCTATCATTGATCGGCAAACACAGGGAGAATTAATTATAG agcaCAGTATATCGACAGCACTAGGACTTGTTGGCCTTCAAGTATGGCGTGGTGCATTTTTACTCGCTGATTACATACTGCACAATGGAAAACTATTTGAAAACCAAGTCGTCCTAGAGCTAGGGTCTGGTGTTGGCCTTACTAGCATTATAGCCGGAATGTTGGCTAATGAGGTTATATGTACCG ATGTGAATGTAGGTGGGATCCTTAAATTAATACAAGGAAATGTGGATAGAAATAGGGTTTATATTAAATCTCCGTTTCTGGTTacggaattgaattttttcaacctgaaCTGGCCGAAAActttacaagaaaaaattgatgcagCTTCAATTATCCTAGCAGCAGATG TGATTTATGATGACCAAATAACGGATGCGTTTGTGAGAACCGTGATGAAGTTGTTGAACTCGCGGTTGCCGAAGGCAATTTACATCGCCTTAGAGAAACGGTATGTGTTTACCATTTCAGAACTGGATACTGTAGCGCCGATGTACGAGGAGTTTTTAAGATGTGTTCAACGATACAAAACTAATTGGAAGATTCAATATTTGGATATAaattttccacaatatttcaaatatgaCAGAGTGAAAGAGCTGATactgatgaaaattgaaaacaacgTCGCTAGtatatga